One genomic region from Candidatus Krumholzibacteriia bacterium encodes:
- a CDS encoding DUF547 domain-containing protein translates to MRTALVVLSILFAPSLAAAEVADVHDTWNALVQRYVVDERWVDYSAWHASEEDLQTLTEVVEAYESVDPSTLTDDQKVAFWLNVYNAATVELVLEHYPVDSIKDIGGLIGSPWGMERVTVAGETLTLDQIQHDKLDPVAQDARVHFALNCASVGCPPLAPFAFTGDAIDEQLDRVARRAVTDPEWVDLTGCTGTYGDGTIRLTKIFDWYRDDFGGDEGVREFLARYRPDDAFRLRNTSCSLDFSGYDWNLNAPPASRS, encoded by the coding sequence GTGCGTACCGCCCTCGTCGTCCTGTCCATCCTGTTCGCACCGTCGCTGGCGGCGGCCGAGGTCGCCGACGTCCACGACACCTGGAACGCGCTGGTCCAGCGCTATGTCGTCGACGAGCGCTGGGTCGACTACTCCGCCTGGCACGCCTCCGAAGAGGACCTGCAAACCCTGACCGAGGTCGTCGAGGCCTACGAGTCCGTCGACCCCTCCACACTCACGGACGACCAGAAGGTCGCCTTCTGGCTCAACGTCTACAACGCCGCGACCGTGGAGCTCGTACTCGAACACTACCCCGTGGACTCTATCAAGGACATCGGCGGACTCATCGGCTCGCCCTGGGGCATGGAGCGCGTGACCGTGGCGGGTGAGACCCTCACGCTCGACCAGATCCAGCACGACAAGCTGGACCCCGTGGCCCAGGACGCGCGGGTCCACTTCGCACTGAACTGCGCGTCGGTGGGCTGCCCGCCCCTGGCTCCGTTCGCCTTCACCGGCGACGCCATCGACGAGCAGCTCGACCGGGTGGCCCGCCGCGCGGTCACCGACCCCGAGTGGGTCGACCTCACCGGATGCACCGGGACCTACGGGGACGGGACGATCCGACTGACGAAGATCTTCGACTGGTACCGCGACGACTTCGGTGGCGACGAGGGCGTCCGCGAGTTCCTGGCCCGCTATCGTCCCGACGACGCCTTCCGCCTGCGGAACACCAGCTGTTCGCTAGACTTCTCGGGGTACGACTGGAACCTGAACGCGCCGCCCGCGTCTCGCTCCTGA
- a CDS encoding DUF456 domain-containing protein, with protein MWESFAGSAASVGGWVGYGTWVLLLFVSCFTILLGLPGGWVALGLAVVYDLFFGFQAIGWTWLLIFAGLLTLGEIVESFLGMVYVAKKGATRYGIIGGFVGGLLGAVLGSGVVPVVGTLLGTFVGAFAGAVAGEYLRDQQLEPSLRIGWHSTVGRLLATTVKFALAVTGSVLALRAAVPG; from the coding sequence GTGTGGGAATCGTTCGCGGGGTCGGCGGCCTCGGTCGGCGGATGGGTCGGCTACGGCACATGGGTCCTGCTGCTGTTCGTGTCGTGCTTCACCATTCTTCTGGGTCTGCCCGGGGGCTGGGTCGCGCTCGGCCTGGCCGTGGTCTACGACCTGTTCTTCGGCTTCCAGGCGATCGGCTGGACGTGGCTGCTGATCTTCGCCGGGCTGCTCACGCTGGGCGAAATCGTGGAGTCCTTCCTCGGCATGGTCTACGTGGCCAAGAAGGGCGCCACCCGCTACGGCATCATCGGCGGCTTCGTCGGGGGCCTCCTCGGCGCCGTGCTCGGCAGCGGAGTCGTGCCGGTGGTGGGAACGTTGCTGGGCACCTTCGTCGGGGCCTTCGCCGGAGCCGTCGCCGGGGAGTACCTGCGCGACCAGCAGCTGGAACCGTCGTTGCGCATCGGCTGGCACTCGACGGTCGGCCGGCTGCTGGCCACCACGGTGAAGTTCGCGCTGGCCGTGACGGGGAGCGTCCTGGCCCTGCGCGCGGCCGTTCCGGGCTGA
- a CDS encoding hemerythrin domain-containing protein translates to MAVTDDLRRRMHHEHRTLRVLQEDLLDRFESFCEERSSERHRDFVGVFEDFRASLQRHFEFEEEGGYMQQVLDRRPHHKTKVDMLQREHREIRVVLDRLESELATDLTEDLPRCDDFKKDFVDLMTRFGRHEQAERELVMEVFWLEGGVSD, encoded by the coding sequence ATGGCGGTGACCGATGACCTTCGCCGGCGCATGCACCACGAACACCGGACCCTTCGTGTCCTCCAGGAAGACCTGCTGGACCGATTCGAATCCTTCTGCGAGGAGCGTTCCTCCGAACGCCACCGCGATTTCGTCGGCGTGTTCGAGGACTTCCGCGCTTCGCTGCAGCGCCACTTCGAGTTCGAGGAAGAGGGCGGCTACATGCAGCAGGTGCTCGACCGTCGACCGCACCACAAGACAAAGGTCGACATGCTCCAGCGCGAGCACCGCGAGATCCGTGTGGTCCTCGACCGTCTGGAGAGCGAACTCGCCACCGACCTGACCGAGGACCTTCCTCGCTGCGACGACTTCAAGAAGGACTTCGTGGATCTGATGACCCGCTTCGGCCGTCACGAGCAGGCCGAACGCGAACTGGTCATGGAAGTGTTCTGGCTGGAAGGCGGAGTGTCGGACTGA